Proteins found in one Herbiconiux sp. A18JL235 genomic segment:
- a CDS encoding cell wall-binding repeat-containing protein, with the protein MTRPHPTILHPILRRTAIAVSTALLLAGAPLLSAPVAQAAPLPIDTPIFCPPNIAQIGVPFTPSTGVYDEDGGTYTVSISGALPPGLALVDRKGLAPIVSGTPTRLGSSTFTITLLDNFAQTKQKICFMDVVPAGSKLERIGATDRYAEAVDIANRILTAGADPVVYLASGENFADALSASGLASQHGGVVLLSTRDTLPPSTAEYLTRRAPSNVVVVGSENTLSAALVAQVKAASATSTITRIGGTDRYETSRMLISDATLGAMASTELFVASGTKFPDALSASPAAASLRAPVLLVDGHAQALSAAEEALVTARGVKRVTVVGGEDTVSRGLNDSLADTAGASSRIDGVDRYAVSAHTVARHFPATSPSDTVYLATGANFPDALAGGALAGKNHAPILLVSKNCMTSEVAAEITRLKPDHLVLLGGPDTLDATLGTLPLCS; encoded by the coding sequence ATGACCCGCCCGCACCCGACCATCCTGCATCCGATCCTCCGACGAACGGCCATTGCGGTCAGCACCGCCCTGCTGCTCGCTGGGGCACCGCTGCTCTCTGCACCCGTGGCGCAAGCGGCGCCCTTGCCGATCGACACGCCCATCTTCTGTCCGCCGAACATCGCGCAGATCGGCGTGCCGTTCACCCCGTCGACGGGCGTCTACGACGAAGACGGCGGCACGTACACGGTGTCGATTTCGGGTGCGCTTCCCCCGGGCCTCGCGCTCGTCGATCGCAAGGGTCTCGCGCCGATCGTCTCGGGAACGCCGACTCGGTTGGGCAGCTCCACCTTCACCATCACGCTGCTCGACAACTTCGCGCAGACGAAGCAGAAGATCTGCTTCATGGACGTCGTGCCCGCCGGCTCCAAGCTCGAACGCATCGGTGCGACCGACCGCTACGCCGAGGCCGTCGACATCGCCAACAGGATCCTCACCGCGGGTGCCGATCCCGTCGTGTACCTCGCCAGTGGCGAGAACTTCGCCGACGCACTGAGCGCCTCGGGGCTCGCATCCCAGCACGGTGGCGTGGTGCTCCTCAGCACGCGCGACACCCTGCCGCCCAGCACAGCGGAATACCTCACCCGTCGGGCACCGAGCAACGTCGTGGTGGTCGGCAGTGAGAACACCCTCAGCGCTGCGCTCGTCGCGCAGGTGAAGGCGGCCTCCGCCACCTCGACGATCACCCGAATCGGTGGCACCGACCGCTACGAGACGTCGCGAATGCTGATCAGCGACGCGACCCTCGGAGCGATGGCGTCGACAGAACTGTTCGTGGCGAGCGGGACGAAGTTTCCCGACGCACTCAGCGCGAGTCCGGCCGCGGCAAGTCTCCGTGCTCCTGTGCTCCTGGTCGACGGGCATGCTCAGGCGCTCTCTGCTGCAGAAGAGGCCCTCGTCACCGCGCGGGGCGTCAAGCGCGTGACGGTGGTCGGTGGTGAAGACACCGTCAGCCGCGGCCTGAACGACAGCCTGGCCGACACCGCCGGAGCTTCATCGCGCATCGATGGAGTCGATCGCTACGCCGTCTCGGCGCACACCGTCGCAAGGCACTTCCCGGCCACCTCGCCGAGTGACACCGTCTACCTCGCCACCGGCGCGAACTTCCCCGACGCCCTCGCCGGAGGCGCACTCGCCGGCAAGAACCACGCACCCATCCTCCTCGTCAGCAAGAACTGCATGACCAGCGAGGTCGCCGCCGAGATCACCCGCCTCAAGCCCGACCACCTCGTGCTCCTCGGCGGCCCCGACACCCTCGACGCCACCCTCGGCACCCTCCCCCTCTGCAGCTGA
- a CDS encoding cytochrome c oxidase subunit 4, protein MRVNTNLFWILAVFMVLAATAYTVWSLIWYDGEVEWVGTVAISLTAILSGFLAFYLGKVHKSQGGELPEDRLDSNIDDGDPEMGFYSPWSWWPIVLAFGGALLVLGLAVGFWVCFIAAAVTLVAIVGWVYEYYRGNFAR, encoded by the coding sequence ATGCGGGTCAACACCAATCTCTTCTGGATCCTCGCGGTCTTCATGGTTCTGGCCGCCACGGCCTACACCGTGTGGTCGCTCATCTGGTACGACGGCGAGGTCGAGTGGGTCGGCACCGTGGCGATCAGCCTCACGGCGATCCTCTCGGGCTTCCTCGCCTTCTACCTCGGCAAGGTGCACAAGTCGCAGGGCGGCGAGCTGCCCGAAGACCGTCTCGACTCGAACATCGACGACGGCGACCCCGAAATGGGCTTCTACAGCCCGTGGAGCTGGTGGCCGATCGTCCTCGCGTTCGGTGGGGCGCTGCTCGTGCTCGGTCTCGCGGTGGGGTTCTGGGTGTGCTTCATCGCTGCCGCGGTGACCCTCGTCGCCATCGTCGGCTGGGTCTACGAGTACTACCGGGGCAACTTCGCCCGCTGA